The region AGGCTCTCAAAATTCCTCCGGCCTACATTGACAAGTTGTCCAAGCAAATCACCTCCCTAGATGACCTACTGCCCAATGATCCGGCCATCCCTAACTATAAAGAATTAGTTAGGGTAGCTAAAGCCTTCGTCGGCCTTATCCAGAACTATGGCGTTCACGCATCCGCCATTCTGGTCTTCCCAGAGAACCCCACGCGGTGGACCCCCATCGAACGGCAGATTGACTCGCAGACCAGAGAGGAACGCTTCGTCTGTGCCTACGACTTCGAAGACCTTGAGGCCAGAGGACTCCTCAAATTGGATGTCTTGGGGCTTCGCACATTGGACGTTATTGACAACGCCGTCAAGGAGTCCTATGATCCAGAACTAAATATAGACGAACTACCGGATACCGATCCGGCCACATTCGACCTCCTGTGCAAGGGGCAAACCGCAGGTGTGTTCCAGTTGGAATCGGAAGGTATGACGGAAGTCGTGGAAGATATCGAGCCTCGCTGCTTTGAAGACCTTATTCCCCTAGTGGCTCTTTATCGCCCTGGTCCTAAAGAGTCAGGGATGTTGGCAGAGTTTATTCGTCGCCGTAAGGGTGGTTGGCAACCCGCAGGAACATCTTTATGGGCGCAGATAGAGGGGAAGGTACTGGGCGAAACCTTCGGCGTTCTAGTATACCAGGAACAGGTAATGGAGATAGCCAAACAGTTCTTTGGGTATACTCTTGCAGAAGCAGACATGCTCCGGCGTGCCATCGGCAAGAAGAAGGCATCGGAGATGGAGAGGATAATCAACGACCTTATTGAAAAAGGGGGGCAGTATCCTCCGAAGGAAGTCAAGTTCGTCGTAGATGCCATCTCCAAGTTCGCCGATTATGGCTTCAACAAATGCTTGTCTGGCGACGAAAAAATCTATCGTGACCAAAACGGAAAATTCTCACCAACCATATCGGAAATGTTCCGTATTAAAAACGATAAGGAATATGCGGAACAGACTGGACATTTAGCCCTACACAAAAAATACAAAAGAGGGGGATATGGATATGGATTATCGATAGGGGAAGACGGTAGATTAAGGCAAAATAAAATCGTCAATATTACCCCATCTGGCACAAGACCAGTTTTCTCCGTGCGGACAGAATCCGGTAAGAGTGTTGTCGCTACAGGGAACCATAAATTCCCCACCCCAAACGGCGAGGTACTCTTAGAAGATTTGCGGGTTGGAGATTTATTGTATGTCCACAATGGGTGTGAAGTTTCTCCCCTTCGGAAGTACAACTTCGGCATTCCCACGCACCTAGAAAAAATTGTGTCTATAACTTTTTGTGGAACAAAAGAGACATACGATGTTGAGATGGCCGACCCATATCACAACTTTGTTACTGGCGACAAAATTGTCGTATGTAACTCCCACGCAGCGACCTACGCCTACACCTCCTACCAGACTGCCTACCTTAAGGCTAACTACCCTCACGAGTTCTATATGGCTCTACTAAATAGTGTCATAGGAAACCAGGAGAAGACCATCCAATATGTCTACGATGCCAAGCAATTCGGTATTCCTATCACCACTCCCAAGATGGGGATAGCAAAGAATACTTGGGTTATCCTCCCAGATGGAACTTTGATGGCAGGGTTTTCCACTATCAAGGGCGTAGGCTCTGGGGACTTCACCTCTCACAAGAACATAGCGGAATTTATCAAACTCAATCCCAAACTTCCTAGAGATAAGTTGACCGCCCTCATTAAGGCGGGTGTCTTTGAAGAAAGCAGGGGAGAATGTCTCGCCTATCTCTCCTACATCAAGGATACCCTCCCTAAATATGAGGAGGCACTTGAGAAGATAGCATACTGGGAAGAACAGAAGGATGGTAAGAGGAAGGAGAACATGCTATCCGACTGGAAGAAGAAAGCTGCTCTCTATTCCACCACGCCTAGCGAACCTATTGAGATCGATGACACCGAAGCAGAGATGGAGGTTCTAGGGTTCTCTAACAAAGATATATTAGACAACTATGAACTCCACGGTTCCAATGGTGTTACCTCTATAGCGGGGGTTGTAATGAAAGTGAAGAAGCACAAAACTAAGAAGGGCAAACCTATGATGTTCGTAGACATTAGAGGAAGGTCTGGAAAGAGAAGTTTGGTCTTCTTCAATCAAGGAGAAATAGAGGAAGGCAAGGTCTACATGTTTCAACTAGGAAGGGACAATGTCATCAATACCTTTCGCAGATGCAATAAGAAAGCCGGAGCCTAATCAGCTCCGGCCTCTTTCTATGTGCGTCATAATAAGAAAGATTATACCTGTTCAGTAAGTTGCTTGTTCATTCTAGAAAGTTCTTTCTCCATAAACGCCTTACGAATCCATTCTGCATTCTGAGGATTCACTACAAATTCTTGTAACTCTAATGATAAGTGATTGATTAAGTCATACTTGCCTGCTATTCTATTCTTATCAGCACCCAATGCAGTAACGAATGCTTCTATGTATCCTTCTAGTCTCTCTATAGTATCCAAACCTTTGAAGAGTCTGTGAATAATAGGTTGTGCAATACCTGTTCTTTTAGCTAGTTCATGTGTAGACCAACCCATACTTTGACACGCTTGATGAATCTTCTTAAAGATATCATTAATCATTGAACTCCCCATTCCTTTCCTCACATTAAGAATTATGTCTCCTAACGTGTCTCTTGATTCTAAATGTATCATTGTGTGATTCTCCTGTCAATAGTATTATGCCCCTTTCATAATAGAATTAACCATATTTATCCAAATTTAATTCGAAATATATAATGACAATTTGAATGAAGTATCAGAACAATGAGACAAGACTGAGAATACTATGAGAGGAAGATTGGAAAAAGAGGAGAGGAAGAGGTTCAGAGGAGGATGGGGTACTACCCCAACTATACCCCCACGCCGATTACTTTATCTTACTTTAAGTTATCAAGTTTTTCTATTTGAGAGTTGTCTGACACTTGAAACGAATCGCCTAGAATAGGTATAGATACTGTATTCGTATCATATTATGCCCAATTCGGGTCATTTAATACTTCTCCAGATTGACATCGAGGAGGCCAGCGGTTCGAGTCCGTTTAACCCCACCACCCAAAATCCCTCCGGGTAATACCGGAGGGATTTTTTTGTTATTCGTCAAAGCCCTCCCTAGGGTGAACCGGAAGGGACAGGTGTACCGATTAGTGTACCGAAACGTTCAATTCGTATGACTGAATGACCGCAAAAACCTATGATCTGGTAAGCGAGAGGCTTGGCATGTTTATTGCAATTACATCATCAGGTTAATTAGGAACGCCGGTTAAAGAACATACCGGCCTAATGAGACTACAGGAAGTGATACGATGACCCGGACAAATAATGGTCCGCGTTTTAAGAGACGGCCCGCCGCGCTATCGTCTGGATCAACATATGAAGCCGACAAGGCGCTGGCTATCGAGCACGAGCGGCGTAAAGTAGGCGAACTTTCCATTGCCGACCTTAACGTTCCGGACACGATCGTTCGTATCGCAAGACTTGAGCAAATGATCATCGAATATATGCGAATGACCTGTAACATGAAAGCGCGCCGGGCTAAAGACAAAGACGAAAGCTGCCCAAGCGCGCGTTCAGATTCACCGTTACCTGAATCGGATGGCGGTTCGGAGGGGCCGCACCCGTAAAATATTACCCTGATCCACCAAAGAGCAAGTCTTCGGAAGAAGGAAAGGAGTAAACTGACTCGAATATACATGATACGCCAAAAGCGGGTTCACGTAATTATTAAAGAATCGGCTGGCGGGCAAGAATAGATAATGTTCGCGGCACAGCGCATGAAAACAGCGATAAAATCGAGACGGTGTGCACCTTATCCCGTCAACGGGGCTGTGGCGGGCATGGACAACTTCGCATGATAAAATACTGATAGCTTCTCTATAGGCGGTGGCAGCGCGTGTACAGTTTCCCTTTGTCAGACACGGAAGAGATAATAAAGAAGGGCCATGCCAGTCTCCACTTAGAAGACAGCGCGTTTACGGGGGCCTTTTACCTGACCAGTGAGCGCCTGGTATTCGTGGGTTATGTAATGGACATCACCAGGAAGTACATGGAGGAAGTGCCTCTTGACCAAGTGAAAGGGGTCCGCGGCGAAAAAACCTTTTATATCATACCCAACGTATTGGGGGTTTCGACCATTGCGGGGAAAAAATTGAAAATCATCGTCGATCCGGGTGCTCGTGACGCTTGGCTCAAGGCCATCGACGAGCAACTGAAAAAATTATGACTGCTTCCGAAGGCGGTTATTGGAGCAATCCTCAGGGGTTGCTTTTTTATTTTGCTTGTGCGGTCGCATGCGGCGTCGTATGCCTTCATCGCGGAGCACATATAATAACAGCGAAGGGAGTGAGAAACGTGAAGATACTCTCTCTTGGCTTAAGCGGTTCTCCCGATGAAATACGGACCAGGCTGCAGCAGGACTGCCGCACCTTGGCGCGGGATGGATTCCGTGTGGCGGTCGACGAGAGCAGCAAAGGAAATTATACCTTCCTGGGTTGTAACATCGCCGAAGGGGAGCTTTCCTTTCGTAATTACGAACACGTAAAAAACTCGCTTAAAACCTTTGTCGCCCAAATGCTTGCGGAGTACATCGTCTCCCATGAGGAGAAAACCCTGATCCGCAGAATCATCAACCACAACTATTGTTATTTTGGCGACCAGGAGCGCGCCGCTATCTACGATAACGCGCTGAAACTCCTTGAGGAACCCGGCGGCGATTTCGGCTATACCGACCGCCGCAACCGGATTCTCGCCAAGATCAAGGAATACTTCGATATCCATCACGAGCTGGTGCTGGATGGCTTCCTGTCGTTTCGGCTCAAGGACTACCGCGACCGTTTGACGGAAGTTGTAGACAAGGCCGTAGACGAATACATGCTTGACATGGAGTACAAGGAGTTCATCAGGGTCCTCCGATACTTCGTCGATGTTCAGGAAGCCCAGGTGGACGAAGTCCATATATTCTTTGGGGATGGCGACACCTTCAAGATCCGGGATGCCCGCGGACGGAACATTCATAATCAATGCGTGGAGCCCCTGATAATGAGGAACGAGGAAATCAACTACGAGGACCTGTTGATCAGCGCTCTGATAACGATCGCGCCCCAGAACGTGATGCTGCACTTCTCATCCGAACTGGGAAAAAATCACGCTGCTGTGGAAACCATCCAGAACGTCTTTGCCGGACGGGTCGGCATCTGCCGGGGCTGCAGCCTTTGTTTAAACGATGTTGGTTTCCCCGAATCGGAGAGGAATTGACAGCCGGTTGCAAACTGGCTATAATAACCTTAATAAAATACTGTCAACAGTGATGCGGAGGACAAGACGGCAGCTACGGAAGTCGCAGAGAAAAGGTGCCTTGGCTGAAAGCTCCTTTACTGACACCTGCTGTTACCCCCTCCAAACTGCAAGGCCGAACAAAGTAAGCCGCGCCGGGTTATGCCCGTTATTTCATTGCACAAGCTGGGCTTAATGCCAATCAGGGTGGAACCGCGGGTAAACCCCCGTCCCTAAAGGACGGGGGTTTTATATTTTTTCTAGGGAAGGGGTATTAGAGTGAATACAGTTAAAATTACCCTGAAGAACGGAGCGGTAAGGGAAGCGTCCGCAGGGATATCATTGCAGGAAGTGGCGGAATCGATAAGCCGCAATCTCGGCAAAAGCGCTCTTGCCGCCAAACTGGACGGCGTGACCGTCGACCTTCGGCACAAAATACAACGAGATGCCCAGGTTGAGTTTCTTACCTTCGAGGATACTGAGGGCAAAGAAGCGCTCCGTCACAGCGCTTCGCATATCCTTGCCCAGGCGGTCAAGAGGCTGTTTGGGAATGTCAAGCTGGGCATCGGTCCCGCGATTGCCAACGGCTTTTATTACGACATCGACACCGCCCATACTTTTGTACCTGAAGACCTTGATAAAATCCAGGCGGAGATGGAAAAGATCGTCAAGGAAGATCTACCCATCGAGCGCATGGAAACAAGCCGGGAAGAGGCGCTCCGGCTTTTCGGCGAAATGGGCGAAACCTACAAGCAGGAACTTATCCGCGATCTGCCTGAAGATGTGACCATATCCCTCTATAAACAGGGCGAATTCGTCGATTTGTGCGCCGGGCCTCATGTGCCTTCCACCGGGCGCGTTAAGGCGATTAAGCTGCAAAGCCTGGCCGGAGCATATTGGCGGGGCGACCAGCATAATAAAATGCTCCAACGCATCTACGGCACCGCTTTCGAAAAGAAAAGCGACCTTGACGACTACCTGACAATGCTCGAAGAGGCGGCCAAGCGGGACCACCGCAAAATCGGCCGCGAACTCGACCTTTTCAGCATTCAGGATGAGGGCCCGGGCTTTCCCTTCTTTCACCCTAAAGGCATGATCATCCGCAACGAGCTTGAAAGCTTTTGGCGCCGTCTGCACGTAAAATACGGTTATCAGGAAATCAAGACACCGATCATTCTCCACCAAAAGCTCTGGCAACAGTCGGGCCATTGGGACCACTACCGCAACAACATGTACTTCACCACCATCGACGACGAGGGCTATGCCGTCAAACCCATGAACTGTCCGGGCGGCATTCTCATTTACCGTTCGCAGCACCATAGTTACCGCGAGTTCCCCCTGCGCACCTGCGAACTGGGTCTCGTCCATCGTCATGAACTGAGCGGCGCCCTTCACGGGCTGATGCGCGTGCGCAGCTTTACCCAGGACGACGCCCACATCTTCATGCTGCCATCCCAGATCAAGGCGGAAATCAAGGGCGTAATCGACCTTTTCAACACCATCTACGGTACTTTCGGTATGAGTTATCACGCCGAGCTCAGCACCAAGCCCGAAAAAGCCATGGGTTCGGATGAAGTTTGGGAAGAAGCCACCATCGCCCTTCGCGACGCTCTCGAGGAGTATGGCATGCCGTACAAGGTCAATCCCGGCGACGGCGCTTTCTACGGTCCGAAGATCGATTTCCATCTCCGCGATTCCATCGGCCGGACCTGGCAGTGCGGCACGATCCAGCTCGATATGCAGATGCCGGAAAAATTCGATCTTACTTTTATCGGCGAAGACGGCCAGAAACACCGCCCGGTAATGATCCATCGCACCTGCTACGGCAGCATCGAACGGTTTATCGGCATCCTTATCGAGCACTATGCGGGCGCTTTCCCTGTATGGCTCGCCCCCGTTCAGGTCAAAATCCTGCCGATAACCGACCGCCAGCTTGAATACGCCCAAGCCCTCGCGGACCAGATGAAGGCCAAGGATATCCGCGTCGAAATCGACGACCGCAACGAGAAGATCGGCTACAAGATTCGCGAAGGACAGATGGAGAAGGTCCCCTACATGCTGATTATCGGCGATAAGGAGAAGGAAGCGGACACTGTCGCCGTCCGCCAGCGGGGCAAAGGCGACATCGGCACCATGCCGGCGACAGACTTCATCGCCAGCGTGCTGGACGAGATTGCCGCCAAAGCGTAATATTTCCCGCAAATTTGCTTGACTTTACCGGACCATAATGCTAAGATTACTAGGTAAACTTAATACTCTTTCTAAAGTAGAAGCCATCCGCTTCTCACCTTACAACGCTCAGCTGTTCGTAAGGTCCAGGCAACAGCGTGTCTATTGCTTTTTATGCGGGTGGTTATGCCATCCGCTTTTTGTTAATTTGCGTATAATTTAGGAGGTGTGCCGCGATTAGTAAGGATAACCTTCGAATCAACGAAGAAATCCGCGCCAGAGAAGTAAGAGTTGTAACCGCCAACAACGAGCAATTAGGGGTCATGATGCTTCGGGAAGCTTTGCGCATTGCCGCCGAATCCCAGCTTGACCTGGTGGAAGTCGCGCCTCTCGCCAAGCCGCCGGTTTGCCGGATCATGGATTACGGCAAGTACAAGTACGAGCAGCAGAAGCGCGAGAAGGAAACCAAGAAAAAGCAGAAGATCGTCACCATCAAGGAAGTCAAAGTTCGTCCCAACATCGAGGACCACGATTTTCAAGTAAAACTGAAGAACGCTCAGCGCTTCCTCCAGGATGGCGATAAAGTAAAGGCGACCGTCATGTTCAGGGGCCGCGAACTTTCCCACCCTGAGCTTGGTCGCCAGGTACTAATCCGAATGGCGGGCGAACTTAAGGATATCGCCAACGTCGAACGCGACGCCAAACTGGAAGGCAAGAATATGATAATGATTTTCGCGGCCAAACAGCAACAACACTAAGGGGGAGACTGACAATGCCGAAAATTAAAACTCGCAGAAGCGCCGCCAAACGTTTTAAGATTACCGGCAGCGGCGAATTCAAGCGCGCCAAAGCTTACAAGAGCCACATCCTGGAGAAGAAGTCCCCGGCCCGCAAGCGCAACCTGCGCAAAGCAGGCCTTATCAGCAAAGCCGACCACGATCGCGTAACCAAGATGCTTCCTTACGCCTAACAACTAATAGTTTTAGATTTTGAATGGGGGTATAAAACATGCCACGGGTTAAAAAAGGCGTGACTGCACATAGAAGGCACAAGAAGATCCTGAAACTCGCCAAAGGCTATCGGGGATCAAAGAGCAAGCTTTTCAAAAAAGCCAATGAAACGGTAATGAAGG is a window of Selenomonadales bacterium 4137-cl DNA encoding:
- the thrS gene encoding threonine--tRNA ligase encodes the protein MNTVKITLKNGAVREASAGISLQEVAESISRNLGKSALAAKLDGVTVDLRHKIQRDAQVEFLTFEDTEGKEALRHSASHILAQAVKRLFGNVKLGIGPAIANGFYYDIDTAHTFVPEDLDKIQAEMEKIVKEDLPIERMETSREEALRLFGEMGETYKQELIRDLPEDVTISLYKQGEFVDLCAGPHVPSTGRVKAIKLQSLAGAYWRGDQHNKMLQRIYGTAFEKKSDLDDYLTMLEEAAKRDHRKIGRELDLFSIQDEGPGFPFFHPKGMIIRNELESFWRRLHVKYGYQEIKTPIILHQKLWQQSGHWDHYRNNMYFTTIDDEGYAVKPMNCPGGILIYRSQHHSYREFPLRTCELGLVHRHELSGALHGLMRVRSFTQDDAHIFMLPSQIKAEIKGVIDLFNTIYGTFGMSYHAELSTKPEKAMGSDEVWEEATIALRDALEEYGMPYKVNPGDGAFYGPKIDFHLRDSIGRTWQCGTIQLDMQMPEKFDLTFIGEDGQKHRPVMIHRTCYGSIERFIGILIEHYAGAFPVWLAPVQVKILPITDRQLEYAQALADQMKAKDIRVEIDDRNEKIGYKIREGQMEKVPYMLIIGDKEKEADTVAVRQRGKGDIGTMPATDFIASVLDEIAAKA
- the rpmI gene encoding 50S ribosomal protein L35, producing the protein MPKIKTRRSAAKRFKITGSGEFKRAKAYKSHILEKKSPARKRNLRKAGLISKADHDRVTKMLPYA
- the infC gene encoding translation initiation factor IF-3; the encoded protein is MSKDNLRINEEIRAREVRVVTANNEQLGVMMLREALRIAAESQLDLVEVAPLAKPPVCRIMDYGKYKYEQQKREKETKKKQKIVTIKEVKVRPNIEDHDFQVKLKNAQRFLQDGDKVKATVMFRGRELSHPELGRQVLIRMAGELKDIANVERDAKLEGKNMIMIFAAKQQQH
- the dnaE gene encoding DNA polymerase III subunit alpha, whose product is MNVNHHSHTTFSLMDATLLPEAFAKRLKELGQDTMCVTDHGTMSGVWECYKAAKKEELKFVPGVELYFAEHASVKTDEYWHILFLAKDAEGYKKLMALETQAHEHFYRKPRIDWSMIEGKDMSGIICTTACIGGLLRRADAEECLLRLKAVFGDDLYVELHIFQTDEQREHNHRILALAQKHGVKIIPAVDAHYLNQEDAAIHRLWKGIDQDSDYFPTDDFFLHSEQQVIEKLAYLDINIIREAIANQDIMLAGCNVEMEEGGRHYPAYPTEDARRTVEDIVFAGSVTEEERLRLIHELNILEKVDFLNYFLIVYDFINWCRRNDIRVGKGRGSVGGSMVAYKMGLTGLNPMKYGLMFERFAHDQRVAAPDIDTDIPQSKRGEVISYIESRYGSVYHVRTFNYLGDKGALQRAGQALKIPPAYIDKLSKQITSLDDLLPNDPAIPNYKELVRVAKAFVGLIQNYGVHASAILVFPENPTRWTPIERQIDSQTREERFVCAYDFEDLEARGLLKLDVLGLRTLDVIDNAVKESYDPELNIDELPDTDPATFDLLCKGQTAGVFQLESEGMTEVVEDIEPRCFEDLIPLVALYRPGPKESGMLAEFIRRRKGGWQPAGTSLWAQIEGKVLGETFGVLVYQEQVMEIAKQFFGYTLAEADMLRRAIGKKKASEMERIINDLIEKGGQYPPKEVKFVVDAISKFADYGFNKCLSGDEKIYRDQNGKFSPTISEMFRIKNDKEYAEQTGHLALHKKYKRGGYGYGLSIGEDGRLRQNKIVNITPSGTRPVFSVRTESGKSVVATGNHKFPTPNGEVLLEDLRVGDLLYVHNGCEVSPLRKYNFGIPTHLEKIVSITFCGTKETYDVEMADPYHNFVTGDKIVVCNSHAATYAYTSYQTAYLKANYPHEFYMALLNSVIGNQEKTIQYVYDAKQFGIPITTPKMGIAKNTWVILPDGTLMAGFSTIKGVGSGDFTSHKNIAEFIKLNPKLPRDKLTALIKAGVFEESRGECLAYLSYIKDTLPKYEEALEKIAYWEEQKDGKRKENMLSDWKKKAALYSTTPSEPIEIDDTEAEMEVLGFSNKDILDNYELHGSNGVTSIAGVVMKVKKHKTKKGKPMMFVDIRGRSGKRSLVFFNQGEIEEGKVYMFQLGRDNVINTFRRCNKKAGA
- the ytxC gene encoding putative sporulation protein YtxC, with the protein product MKILSLGLSGSPDEIRTRLQQDCRTLARDGFRVAVDESSKGNYTFLGCNIAEGELSFRNYEHVKNSLKTFVAQMLAEYIVSHEEKTLIRRIINHNYCYFGDQERAAIYDNALKLLEEPGGDFGYTDRRNRILAKIKEYFDIHHELVLDGFLSFRLKDYRDRLTEVVDKAVDEYMLDMEYKEFIRVLRYFVDVQEAQVDEVHIFFGDGDTFKIRDARGRNIHNQCVEPLIMRNEEINYEDLLISALITIAPQNVMLHFSSELGKNHAAVETIQNVFAGRVGICRGCSLCLNDVGFPESERN